ACTTCGTCAGGTCTCACGCTCGCACTACTCTCCTTTTTGCCGGACGAACAGATTTGTTATATTCCTGAGTGCCGGAAATTAATCATCTCCCACCCTCGAAAGGCTCATCAAGGATGACGACTCTCCAACAATCTTCCTCTCGGATGCTCCTTACGCTCATCTGCTCGTTCTCGATCCTGTCCGGAATTAACACTCATGACACTTATGGCAGGACCAACGAACGAACCATGTACGCCGAAAAAGTGAAGCACGAATTCCTGCACGCATGGGACAATTATCGGAAATATGCGTGGGGACACGATGAACTTAAGCCGCTCACTAGATCATATCGCGACTGGTACACGCATTCTCTTCTAATGACTCCGGTCGATGCATTCGACACCATTTTCCTTATGGGTTTGAAAGATGAAGCGAAGAGAGACAAAGATCTGATCCTGAGCAAGCTTTCTTTCGACAGAGACATGGAAGTGCAGGCATTTGAAATTACAATACGTGAGTTGGGCGGACTCCTTTCTGCTTACGAACTTGATGGTGACAAACGATTTCTCAAGCTCGCGACCGACCTCGGAGACCGTCTCCTGCCAATTTTCAATTCTCCCACAGGCATGCCTTATAGATACGTGAACCTTACGACAGGTGCCGTAAGAGACAGCATTTCTAATCCTGCGGAGATCGGATCCATGACACTCGAGTTTGGAACTCTGAGCAGACTCACACGTGACCCGGTCTACTTCGAAAAGGCGAAGAAAGCCGTAGAAGCCGTATTCCACCGGCGGTCAAGAATAGGTCTGGTCGGAACATGGATAAATGTAAACACCGGCCAGTGGACAGACAGGGACAGTCACATTAGCGGCGCCATCGACTCGTACTACGAATATCTTCTGAAGGCGTGGTTGCTTTTCCGTGACAAAGATTTCAAGAAGATGTGGGACGAGTCAATAATTGCCATTAACAAATACCTTCCCGACACGGTAAACGGCGAGTTGTGGTACGGGCACGTTAACATGGACACAGGAGTGCGAGAAAGTCAGGAATTCGGCGCACTCGACGCTTTTTTTCCTGCGGTGCTCGCGCTCAGCGGCGATCTCAAAAGAGCGAGAGCCCTGGAAGAATCATGCTATAAAATGTGGCTTTACTACGGTGTTGAACCCGAAGCGATCAATTACACAGACATGAAGATAACTTCGCCGGGATATGTCCTTCGACCCGAAAGTATCGAATCCAATTTCTATCTTTACAGATTCACGCATGACGAGCAATATCTCTTCCGCGCAGAAACTTATTTCAGGACTTTGATGTACTCCTGCCGTATTCCGGACGGCTACGCATCGCTCAGCGACGTCGTGACAAAACAAAAAGTTGACGAGATGCCGAGCTTCTTCCTGGCGGAGACAATGAAATATCTCTACTTGACTTTCACTTCCGAGAAAAAACTCAGCCTGAAGAAATATGTGTTTAACACAGAAGCTCATCCTTTGAAGAGGCGTGCGAAAAGGTGATTCGAGAGCGCTTAAATCAGAATTTAAAGCGGCTCCAACAATCCCACTAGACGGAGTTATTCAAATGAGGATTGGGATGTTTATTTTGGCGATCGCTCTTGCGAGTGCCGGTTCGAAAGCGTTTGCGCAGGATTCTAAGGAGATTACTCCTCTCCGGGGGTCGATTACCTCGTTTCCCATTGTTGAAAACCACATGGCGATAGGCAGGCCTGCCCGCCAATTCACACCCTTCGACAAAGTGGGAAGAAGGTTCGCCGTGTTGGGATATGAAAGCGGAACCTTCGAAGCCTGGGCTTACCCACTCAAACTATTTCGCAATTTTGAATTTTCATTTTATCTGGAAAACTCGACGCGCCCCATCAACGCAGCGGACATTGCGCGCGAAGTCAAGGTGACTCCGGAAGCCACGACCATCACTTATGTGTACCAATCGTTCACCGTGAAGGCAGTCTTCGTTACCGCTGTGGACGAACCCGGCGCGATGATCCTTCTCGAAGTCGATTCTTTAGTGCCGCTGAAAATAGTCTGCGGCTTTCTCCCAGTCCTTCAGCCGATGTGGCCCGCGGGTCTCGGAGGTCAGTACGCTTACTGGGACGATGACCTGAAAGCATATGTCATCGACGAGGCGACGGGTCAGAACCACGGCATTGTAGGATCTCCGGCCGCGAACGGTATATCATACACGCCCGCCCATATGCTTTCGGATTACCCGAATGAATTTACGATCGAAATAAAAGATCCCGCTTCTGTCCGCGGAAGGTTTGTCCCGATTTACATCGCAGGGGGAAAAGGGAAGTGGGAATCTGTGAAGGCCGTTTATGATTCGTTGAAGTCAGATCCCGAAAAACATTATCTGGAAAGCGTGAACCATTTCAAGGAAGTTGAAGACAACACACTTAAGCTCACCACTCCCTTGAGTGAAATAAATCTCGCCTTCGAATGGGCGAAAGTTGCTTACGATAATCTGGTGGTGAATAATCCTGATCTGGGGAAGGGAATTGTTGCCGGATTGGGAATGTCGGGAACTGGCGGACGTCCCGGATTTGGATGGTTCTTCGGCGGCGACGCGTTCATAAACTCTTTCAGCCTGAATAGCTACTGCGCCTTCAGCACTGTGCGCGACGTGCTCGCGTTCACTGAAAAATGGCAGCGATCCGACGGCAAGATGGCACACGAGCTCTCTCAGGCGGCAGGATATGTCGACTGGTTCAAGAATTACGGCTACGGATACATACATGCCGATACAACGCCGTTCTATATCGACGCCATGTATGACTATTACAAAATGACCGGGGACAGAGAATTCATTCTGAGAAGCTGGGAATCGTTGAAGAAAGCATACGACTGGTGCTTGACGACCGATTCTAATAACGATGGATTAATGGACAACAGCAAAGCAGGTCTCGGCGCACTTGAATTCGGTTCTCTGATCGGGATCGAGTCGGACGTTTATTTGTCTGCCATTTGGGTACGCGCGACCCATGCAATGGCACAACTCGCTCAGGTCGTCGGAGATGAGACATATTTCAAGAATGCGTCTTCCGAAAATTCCAGAGCGGCAGATTCCTATGAGAAGAAATTCTGGAATCAGTCCAGAGGATTTTACGCTTACGCCTTCAACTCGAAAGGCGAACAGGTAGATGAGTTATCTCCATGGATGGCTGTCGGGCTTGCATGGGACATCGGGAGCCGCGATCACGACGATCTAGCGCTCGAGCGTCTCGCGTCGTCGGAACTGACAACTGACTGGGGAGTTCGCAGTATCTCCGCTAGGAGCAAGTACTACGACCCACTGAACTACAATTACGGGACGGTCTGGCCGTTCATAACCGGTTGGGCTGCGGCCGCCGAGTTTGAGCACAGGTTCAGCTTGCAGGGTTACGAATTGGTTCTCGCGTCCGTCAGGCACACGTTTGACAACGAGGCTGGTGATGTGACTGAAGTTTTTTCGGGCGCCACAAATACCTGGCTTGGCGAGGCTGTATCGCACCAGGGTTTCTCGACTGCCG
This sequence is a window from Candidatus Kryptoniota bacterium. Protein-coding genes within it:
- a CDS encoding glycoside hydrolase family 47 protein, which translates into the protein MTTLQQSSSRMLLTLICSFSILSGINTHDTYGRTNERTMYAEKVKHEFLHAWDNYRKYAWGHDELKPLTRSYRDWYTHSLLMTPVDAFDTIFLMGLKDEAKRDKDLILSKLSFDRDMEVQAFEITIRELGGLLSAYELDGDKRFLKLATDLGDRLLPIFNSPTGMPYRYVNLTTGAVRDSISNPAEIGSMTLEFGTLSRLTRDPVYFEKAKKAVEAVFHRRSRIGLVGTWINVNTGQWTDRDSHISGAIDSYYEYLLKAWLLFRDKDFKKMWDESIIAINKYLPDTVNGELWYGHVNMDTGVRESQEFGALDAFFPAVLALSGDLKRARALEESCYKMWLYYGVEPEAINYTDMKITSPGYVLRPESIESNFYLYRFTHDEQYLFRAETYFRTLMYSCRIPDGYASLSDVVTKQKVDEMPSFFLAETMKYLYLTFTSEKKLSLKKYVFNTEAHPLKRRAKR
- a CDS encoding GH116 family glycosyl hydrolase, with amino-acid sequence MFILAIALASAGSKAFAQDSKEITPLRGSITSFPIVENHMAIGRPARQFTPFDKVGRRFAVLGYESGTFEAWAYPLKLFRNFEFSFYLENSTRPINAADIAREVKVTPEATTITYVYQSFTVKAVFVTAVDEPGAMILLEVDSLVPLKIVCGFLPVLQPMWPAGLGGQYAYWDDDLKAYVIDEATGQNHGIVGSPAANGISYTPAHMLSDYPNEFTIEIKDPASVRGRFVPIYIAGGKGKWESVKAVYDSLKSDPEKHYLESVNHFKEVEDNTLKLTTPLSEINLAFEWAKVAYDNLVVNNPDLGKGIVAGLGMSGTGGRPGFGWFFGGDAFINSFSLNSYCAFSTVRDVLAFTEKWQRSDGKMAHELSQAAGYVDWFKNYGYGYIHADTTPFYIDAMYDYYKMTGDREFILRSWESLKKAYDWCLTTDSNNDGLMDNSKAGLGALEFGSLIGIESDVYLSAIWVRATHAMAQLAQVVGDETYFKNASSENSRAADSYEKKFWNQSRGFYAYAFNSKGEQVDELSPWMAVGLAWDIGSRDHDDLALERLASSELTTDWGVRSISARSKYYDPLNYNYGTVWPFITGWAAAAEFEHRFSLQGYELVLASVRHTFDNEAGDVTEVFSGATNTWLGEAVSHQGFSTAGAVLPLVRGLFGLDGSVIDSTVTFAPQFPADWDSASASDFKIGNASFSFDYHKTMSKVTIAVNKKNARGFFIKIAPVFGPGTVIDSVMVNGKREKYDPSNFNEGVEPSIELRMSEENNKVEFAYRRTVEILPPNPHTWTGASDEGLKIISVIRNGKELRVNAQGLSGKSYEVCITNQDLVESVTGAAIDQNVLSVTVPGKQGSGFIDCEFSIRVKQ